Proteins co-encoded in one Streptomyces sp. JH34 genomic window:
- a CDS encoding glycosyltransferase family 4 protein, giving the protein MSQLRTVQVLGGGAGSSARVSSLAAGLVARGVQVTVCAPAGSGHAHGLPASGTRFVAVPRRSDPASVAALRIACTGADIVHAHGLHAAVRAGIALSGRGTPLVVTWHTRAHAEGARGRLLRMLERKAARAAAVVLGTSWEMVDRARRRGARDARLAPVAIPASRWAGAPDDGKVRAELGAVGRPLLVSAAQHDHDALLDAARGWCALDPPPLLAVVGEEHRAGALRRRIAAEGLPVVLAGGPDGIGDLLAAADIAVLSGRGCGGPLLAREALRLGIPLVAARADGLPELVGDAAELVPHGDAEALSEAVVRLLGDPGRRQRLAESGRAQAAGWPTEDDTIAHVLSVYDELATPVAAG; this is encoded by the coding sequence GTGTCTCAGTTGCGTACGGTCCAAGTCCTGGGCGGCGGTGCCGGAAGCAGCGCCCGTGTCAGCTCGCTCGCCGCGGGACTGGTCGCCAGAGGCGTGCAGGTCACCGTCTGCGCCCCGGCCGGTTCCGGTCACGCCCACGGCCTCCCCGCCTCGGGAACCCGCTTCGTCGCGGTGCCCCGGCGCAGCGATCCCGCCTCCGTCGCCGCCCTGCGCATCGCGTGCACCGGGGCGGACATCGTCCACGCCCACGGCCTGCACGCCGCCGTGCGCGCCGGGATCGCGCTCAGCGGGCGTGGCACCCCGCTGGTGGTGACCTGGCACACCCGCGCCCACGCGGAGGGCGCCCGCGGCCGGCTGCTGCGGATGCTGGAGCGGAAGGCGGCCCGGGCCGCCGCCGTCGTGCTGGGCACCTCGTGGGAAATGGTCGACCGGGCCCGCCGCCGAGGTGCCAGGGACGCGCGGCTCGCGCCGGTCGCGATCCCCGCGAGCCGTTGGGCCGGCGCCCCCGACGACGGCAAGGTGCGCGCCGAACTGGGCGCGGTCGGACGGCCGTTGCTGGTCTCGGCGGCCCAGCACGACCATGACGCGCTGCTGGACGCGGCGCGCGGGTGGTGCGCGCTGGACCCCCCGCCCCTGCTGGCCGTCGTGGGGGAGGAGCACCGGGCCGGCGCCCTGAGGCGCCGGATCGCGGCGGAGGGCCTGCCCGTCGTCCTCGCGGGCGGACCGGACGGTATCGGCGACCTCCTGGCCGCGGCCGACATCGCCGTCCTGTCCGGCCGGGGATGCGGCGGCCCGCTGCTCGCCCGCGAGGCCCTGAGGCTCGGCATCCCCCTGGTCGCGGCCCGTGCCGACGGACTGCCCGAACTCGTCGGTGACGCGGCGGAACTGGTTCCGCACGGGGACGCCGAGGCCCTCTCCGAGGCCGTCGTACGGCTCCTCGGCGACCCCGGGCGACGGCAGCGGCTCGCCGAATCGGGGCGCGCGCAGGCCGCGGGCTGGCCGACCGAGGACGACACGATCGCCCATGTGCTCTCCGTGTACGACGAGTTGGCGACGCCCGTGGCGGCCGGCTGA
- the recN gene encoding DNA repair protein RecN, whose protein sequence is MSVLEEMRIRSLGVIDDAVVELSPGFTAVTGETGAGKTMVVTSLGLLLGGRADPALVRIGAKAAVVEGRITVSPGDAAAVRAEEAGGEVEDGALIVSRTVSAEGRSRAHLGGRSVPVGVLAELADELVAVHGQTDQQGLLKPARQRQALDRYAGSGVDGPLTTYTAAYRRLRAVVTELDELTTRARERAQEADLLRFGLDEVAAVEPLPGEDTELAAEAERLGHAEALASAAALAHAALAGDPEDQEGVDATTVVAAAGRSLDAVRAHDPALAALADRIGEISILLADVAGELAGYADQLDADPLRLAAVEERRAALTALTRKYGEDITSVLAWAQEGASRLTELEGDDDRIGELTAERDALRGELSVLGQQLTDARTEAAARFAAAVTEELASLAMPHARVSFAIGQSEAPDEASGIDIGGRSVLYGPSGADEVELLLAPHPGAQPRPIAKRASGGELSRVMLAVEVVFAGSDPVPTYLFDEVDAGVGGKAAVEVGRRLAKLARSAQVVVVTHLPQVAAFADRQLLVEKTVDGSVTRSGVTVLEGEDRVRELSRMLAGQEDSETARAHAEELLETARADG, encoded by the coding sequence ATGTCCGTGTTGGAGGAGATGCGGATACGGTCGCTCGGAGTCATCGACGACGCGGTGGTGGAGCTGTCACCCGGTTTCACCGCGGTGACGGGTGAGACCGGCGCGGGTAAGACCATGGTCGTCACCAGCCTCGGGCTGCTGCTCGGAGGGCGTGCCGACCCCGCCCTGGTGCGGATCGGTGCCAAGGCCGCGGTCGTCGAGGGGCGCATCACCGTGTCCCCGGGCGACGCGGCGGCGGTACGGGCCGAGGAGGCCGGCGGCGAGGTCGAGGACGGTGCGCTGATCGTCAGCCGTACCGTTTCGGCGGAGGGGCGCTCCCGCGCCCATCTCGGCGGGAGATCCGTGCCCGTGGGGGTGCTGGCCGAACTCGCCGACGAACTCGTGGCCGTGCACGGCCAGACCGACCAGCAGGGCCTGCTCAAGCCGGCACGGCAGCGCCAGGCGCTGGACCGGTACGCCGGCAGTGGCGTCGACGGCCCGCTCACCACGTACACGGCGGCCTACCGGCGGCTGCGTGCCGTCGTCACCGAGCTCGACGAACTGACCACCCGGGCCAGGGAACGCGCCCAGGAGGCGGACCTGCTGCGCTTCGGCCTCGACGAGGTCGCCGCCGTGGAACCGCTGCCGGGGGAGGACACCGAACTCGCGGCGGAAGCCGAACGTCTCGGCCACGCCGAGGCGCTCGCCTCCGCGGCGGCCCTCGCCCACGCGGCGCTCGCGGGCGATCCCGAGGATCAGGAGGGTGTGGACGCCACCACGGTCGTGGCCGCCGCCGGACGGTCCCTGGACGCCGTGCGGGCGCACGACCCGGCCCTGGCGGCACTGGCCGACCGGATCGGCGAGATCTCGATCCTGTTGGCCGACGTCGCCGGGGAACTCGCCGGATATGCCGACCAGCTCGACGCGGACCCGCTGCGGCTCGCCGCCGTGGAGGAACGGCGTGCCGCGCTCACCGCGCTCACCCGCAAGTACGGCGAGGACATCACCTCCGTGCTCGCCTGGGCCCAGGAAGGCGCCTCCCGGCTGACCGAGCTGGAGGGCGACGACGACCGCATCGGGGAGCTGACGGCGGAGCGCGACGCGCTGCGCGGCGAGCTCTCCGTGCTCGGGCAGCAGCTGACCGACGCACGGACGGAGGCGGCGGCCCGCTTCGCCGCGGCCGTCACGGAGGAACTGGCGTCCCTCGCCATGCCGCACGCCCGGGTCTCCTTCGCCATCGGTCAGTCCGAGGCGCCGGACGAGGCCTCCGGCATCGACATCGGCGGCCGGAGCGTGCTCTACGGTCCGTCCGGCGCCGACGAGGTGGAACTCCTGCTGGCGCCGCACCCCGGAGCGCAGCCACGGCCGATCGCCAAGCGCGCGTCGGGCGGTGAGCTGTCGCGGGTGATGCTCGCCGTCGAAGTGGTCTTCGCCGGTTCGGACCCCGTGCCGACGTACCTCTTCGACGAGGTCGACGCCGGTGTCGGCGGCAAGGCCGCCGTCGAGGTCGGCCGGCGGCTGGCGAAGCTCGCCAGGTCCGCACAGGTCGTCGTGGTCACCCACCTCCCGCAGGTGGCGGCCTTCGCCGACCGGCAGCTGCTGGTCGAGAAGACCGTGGACGGATCGGTGACCAGGAGCGGCGTCACGGTCCTGGAGGGCGAGGACCGGGTCCGGGAGCTGTCCCGGATGCTCGCGGGGCAGGAGGACTCCGAGACCGCGCGGGCCCACGCCGAGGAGCTCCTGGAGACCGCCCGGGCCGACGGCTGA